A genomic region of Caldicellulosiruptor acetigenus contains the following coding sequences:
- a CDS encoding alpha-amylase family glycosyl hydrolase, whose protein sequence is MKRILRYILIFAIVFVIGLSSFLAGFSNSQSSTQTKKDGLIFYEVFVRSFYDSDGDGIGDINGLAEKLPYIKSLGVNAIWLMPIFESPSYHGYDVTNYYKINPDYGTNEDFVNFIKKAHKMGIKVIIDMMINHTSSKHPWFIEASSNKNSKYRNYYIWASPSTNIDEPSELGTRQWYKKGDSYYNAIFWSEMPDLNFDNKAVREEMKKIAKFWLEKGVDGFRLDAAKHIYPSSREKDTIAWWEEYAKFCRSIKKDVYLIAEVWDSPQRIAQYAKIFDSCFNFTIAQNIIEGVTYENTQTLQNNLPSIYNLYKNVNPQFVDAPFLTNHDMNRAYSEIGSSNKMKLAAALLLTLPGNPFIYYGEEIGMKGQKPDEYIREPFKWYETWKKGQTNWEMSLYNSGPDVVSVEKQEKDKNSLLNFYRDMISFRKKNLPLLKGDFQLIKTSSDILSFVRVYKNQKMVVIFNFTGKELSKTINLPSNINITGKIGKGSGKILSLKNGKLSFSIKPYSFIIIN, encoded by the coding sequence ATGAAGAGAATCTTAAGGTACATACTTATATTTGCTATCGTTTTCGTAATTGGACTCAGTTCATTTTTGGCAGGTTTTTCTAATTCCCAAAGTTCAACTCAAACTAAAAAAGATGGTCTGATTTTCTACGAAGTTTTTGTCAGGTCATTTTATGATAGTGATGGCGACGGTATAGGAGACATAAATGGCTTGGCTGAAAAACTTCCATATATCAAATCCTTAGGGGTAAATGCCATATGGCTTATGCCAATATTTGAATCTCCAAGCTATCACGGATATGATGTGACTAACTATTACAAAATTAATCCCGATTACGGCACAAATGAGGATTTTGTTAACTTTATAAAAAAGGCTCACAAGATGGGTATCAAAGTAATTATAGATATGATGATAAATCACACAAGCAGCAAACACCCTTGGTTTATAGAGGCATCAAGTAATAAAAATAGCAAGTACAGAAATTATTATATCTGGGCAAGCCCATCCACAAACATTGATGAACCATCAGAACTTGGCACAAGGCAATGGTACAAAAAGGGTGATAGTTACTACAATGCTATATTTTGGTCTGAGATGCCCGATCTCAATTTCGACAATAAAGCTGTGAGAGAAGAGATGAAGAAAATTGCCAAGTTCTGGTTAGAAAAAGGAGTAGATGGATTTAGGCTTGATGCTGCAAAGCATATCTACCCCTCAAGCAGAGAAAAAGATACTATTGCGTGGTGGGAAGAATATGCAAAATTCTGTCGAAGCATTAAAAAAGATGTATACCTTATAGCAGAAGTGTGGGACAGCCCTCAAAGAATAGCGCAATATGCAAAGATTTTTGATTCTTGCTTTAATTTTACTATTGCTCAAAACATCATTGAAGGAGTAACATATGAAAATACTCAAACTTTGCAAAACAACCTTCCTTCAATATATAATCTCTACAAAAATGTTAATCCTCAATTTGTTGATGCCCCATTTTTGACAAACCATGATATGAACAGGGCTTATAGTGAAATTGGGTCAAGCAACAAAATGAAATTAGCTGCAGCATTATTATTAACACTACCTGGCAATCCTTTTATTTACTATGGTGAAGAAATTGGCATGAAAGGGCAAAAGCCAGATGAATATATAAGAGAGCCATTCAAATGGTATGAGACATGGAAAAAAGGACAAACAAACTGGGAGATGAGTCTTTACAATAGCGGCCCTGACGTTGTCTCGGTTGAAAAACAAGAAAAAGATAAAAATTCCTTGCTCAATTTCTACAGAGACATGATTAGTTTCCGGAAAAAGAACTTACCATTACTAAAAGGAGACTTCCAGCTAATTAAAACCTCTTCCGATATACTTAGTTTTGTAAGAGTTTACAAAAATCAGAAGATGGTTGTAATTTTTAATTTCACGGGGAAGGAATTATCAAAGACTATAAACCTGCCATCTAATATAAATATCACTGGCAAAATAGGTAAAGGATCTGGCAAAATCTTGTCTTTAAAAAATGGAAAACT
- a CDS encoding spermine synthase encodes MILVSISLVSVSLFIYQVILNRIYSALFWYHYTFLITSFAIFGLGIGGIIAYNQRQKSEDFKTHSLYKAIFLLSISYIFSLGIIYILPFQNNVLIYLILATLPFIIGGYFFSTVFEQFGKISNKLYFADLIGSGFGSIIVLLSLNNLGIYRTVILICIISVIAWLLLNAQFKKKILLSIGVLAVFLLGLFIPNKYVYSIEQNFIGFITNKTKTLGSIAKSNQKAKIVYTKWNAFSRTDVIKVEGDNDEMIVTIDGTANAPMYRFDGKKSSLSKYKDDIEYLPFSFGNNHKTLIIGPGGGRDILYALAGNSKEITGVEINTSSIDAVRHFKEFNGDIYNRPEVKIYGEDGRNFVKKSKEKYDVILLSLVMTNASQNIGYALSENYLFTVEAIEDYMNHLTDNGKLAFLAHDEEDMSKLIATILRQLNKKGIAIKDTPKYMAIFAKEVQLMHGKEHIHYPLIIVKNKPFSQLESKKLKETADKGKIIPLYIPYVNDTGPLYHIKEGHLTLVQFENGFSFSATPATDDKPYFYDFSKGVSPVLVFIFFFILLGSVILFTPIISQEKAFKPSLYFSSLGIGYMLIEIPLIQKFILYLGHPVLAFNYVLAGLLIGSGIGAYFSNAKAFNNLSNKIYLPAILVMVINIGLILSLNLIFKMTSDFSLVSKILIAAILVMIQGFFMGMPFPRGIKILSENKKKSKIIPVMWGLNGAMSVVGSVLSIMLSMEFGFTIAMLAGALLYGLISLQSKNLVIAK; translated from the coding sequence GTGATTTTGGTTAGTATAAGCTTAGTATCAGTTTCATTGTTTATATATCAAGTTATATTAAATCGAATATACTCTGCCTTATTTTGGTATCATTATACTTTCTTGATTACATCATTTGCTATATTTGGACTTGGAATAGGTGGAATAATAGCTTACAATCAACGTCAAAAAAGTGAAGATTTTAAAACTCACTCCCTGTATAAAGCCATCTTTCTTCTTTCTATCTCGTACATATTTTCGCTTGGAATTATATATATACTGCCGTTTCAAAACAATGTATTGATTTACTTAATTCTGGCTACATTACCTTTTATAATAGGTGGTTACTTTTTCTCCACCGTATTTGAGCAGTTTGGGAAAATAAGCAACAAGCTATATTTTGCCGATCTCATAGGTTCAGGATTTGGCAGCATAATTGTGTTACTTTCTTTAAACAATCTTGGAATATATAGAACTGTGATTTTGATTTGTATTATTTCAGTCATAGCTTGGCTGCTCCTAAATGCCCAGTTTAAAAAGAAAATATTACTTAGTATTGGAGTTTTAGCTGTTTTCTTACTTGGGCTTTTTATCCCAAACAAGTACGTTTATTCAATTGAACAGAATTTTATCGGATTTATTACAAACAAAACAAAAACACTTGGCAGTATTGCAAAATCAAACCAAAAAGCTAAGATTGTATATACCAAATGGAATGCATTTTCACGAACAGATGTTATTAAAGTAGAAGGTGATAACGATGAAATGATAGTCACAATTGACGGAACAGCGAACGCACCTATGTATAGATTTGATGGTAAAAAAAGCAGTTTGAGCAAATACAAAGATGACATTGAATATTTGCCTTTTTCCTTTGGAAACAATCATAAAACATTGATAATTGGTCCTGGTGGGGGTAGGGATATTCTCTATGCCTTAGCTGGGAATAGCAAAGAAATAACTGGAGTCGAAATAAACACATCAAGCATTGACGCAGTAAGGCACTTTAAAGAGTTTAATGGAGACATCTATAACAGACCAGAAGTAAAAATCTATGGGGAAGATGGCAGAAATTTTGTAAAAAAATCTAAGGAAAAATATGATGTGATATTATTATCGTTGGTTATGACAAATGCATCGCAAAACATAGGATATGCACTCTCAGAAAACTATCTGTTTACAGTTGAAGCTATTGAGGATTATATGAATCACTTAACAGATAACGGTAAACTTGCCTTTTTAGCTCATGATGAAGAGGATATGAGCAAATTGATAGCAACCATTCTGCGTCAGCTGAATAAAAAGGGTATAGCAATTAAAGATACTCCAAAATATATGGCTATTTTTGCTAAAGAGGTTCAACTAATGCATGGCAAAGAACATATTCACTATCCATTGATCATTGTAAAAAACAAACCTTTTTCTCAACTTGAGAGCAAGAAATTAAAAGAGACTGCAGACAAAGGGAAGATTATTCCGCTTTATATCCCTTATGTTAATGACACGGGGCCGCTTTACCATATAAAGGAAGGCCATTTAACTTTAGTACAGTTCGAAAACGGATTTTCATTCAGTGCAACGCCTGCAACCGACGACAAGCCATACTTTTATGACTTTAGCAAAGGGGTTTCACCTGTGTTGGTATTTATCTTCTTTTTCATACTCCTGGGAAGCGTGATATTGTTTACACCAATTATTTCTCAAGAAAAAGCGTTCAAACCTTCTTTGTATTTTAGCAGCTTAGGAATAGGCTACATGCTAATTGAGATTCCGCTTATTCAAAAGTTTATTCTATACTTGGGTCATCCAGTACTTGCTTTTAATTATGTACTTGCCGGCCTTTTAATTGGCAGCGGAATAGGTGCATACTTTAGCAATGCAAAGGCGTTTAATAATCTGTCAAATAAAATATATTTGCCTGCTATTTTGGTCATGGTAATAAACATTGGGCTAATACTCTCTTTGAACCTAATATTCAAAATGACCTCTGATTTTAGCTTGGTAAGTAAAATACTAATTGCAGCCATCCTGGTTATGATTCAAGGCTTTTTTATGGGGATGCCATTTCCAAGAGGTATAAAGATACTAAGTGAAAACAAAAAGAAAAGCAAGATAATTCCTGTGATGTGGGGACTCAATGGTGCAATGTCAGTTGTGGGTTCAGTTTTATCAATTATGCTTTCCATGGAATTTGGATTTACCATTGCTATGCTTGCAGGAGCTCTTTTATATGGGCTTATAAGTTTGCAGAGTAAAAATTTAGTAATTGCTAAATAA
- a CDS encoding cytochrome c biogenesis CcdA family protein, which produces MVYLLPFAAGLTSFFSPCIIPMISVYFSLITGVSIRDLKDIELHKKMRKFILINTFIFVSAFTLVFTIAGALGGSVGRWLSGYTKIMNKIGGAITIIMGLNLIGLLNLNFAFLNKYSADNIKTTSRYLTTFLIGLFFAIVCSHCIGPILYSMLIYTTTTKSASVGMTIMFLFSLGLAIPYLLVGYYLPLAINAIKRVKKFQNAISVVAGISLIFLGIVMFLNKLQDLTAILSRLLPYKLPFGM; this is translated from the coding sequence GTGGTTTATTTACTACCTTTTGCAGCAGGCCTAACATCTTTCTTCTCACCATGCATAATACCTATGATAAGTGTATATTTTTCACTAATCACAGGTGTTTCAATTAGAGATTTGAAGGATATAGAACTTCACAAAAAAATGAGGAAATTTATACTCATCAATACATTTATATTTGTATCCGCTTTTACACTTGTTTTTACAATTGCAGGGGCTTTAGGAGGAAGTGTTGGCAGATGGTTAAGTGGTTACACCAAGATAATGAATAAAATAGGTGGCGCAATAACCATAATAATGGGATTGAATCTGATTGGTCTGCTAAATTTGAACTTTGCGTTTTTGAACAAATACAGTGCAGATAACATTAAAACAACTTCCAGATATCTTACCACTTTTTTAATAGGTCTGTTTTTTGCTATAGTATGTTCCCATTGCATTGGGCCAATTTTATACTCCATGTTGATATACACAACAACAACCAAAAGTGCCTCAGTAGGTATGACGATTATGTTCTTGTTTTCCTTAGGTCTTGCAATACCATATTTGCTGGTGGGTTATTATCTCCCCCTCGCAATTAACGCTATAAAAAGAGTAAAGAAATTCCAAAATGCTATCTCAGTAGTTGCAGGAATCAGTCTCATTTTCCTTGGTATTGTAATGTTTTTAAATAAGCTTCAGGACTTAACAGCAATTCTTAGCAGACTGCTACCTTATAAATTGCCATTTGGAATGTAA
- a CDS encoding class I SAM-dependent methyltransferase — translation MRDKTEIIRKRYDRAAKYYDAVENMMEKKWFSRWRKLLFSFVKGPKVLEVGVGTGKNMPYYSQDWEIVAIDFSPKMLEIAKERSAKLNLQVDLRLMDVQHLEFSDNSFDTVVTACVFCSVPDPILGLKEIRRVLKDDGVLVMLEHVRSKKEPIGKIMDILNPLVVGIYGANINRNTVENVKKAGFEIVEEKDLLSDIVKLIIAKPIK, via the coding sequence ATGAGGGATAAAACAGAGATAATCAGGAAAAGATATGATAGAGCTGCTAAATACTATGATGCAGTTGAAAATATGATGGAGAAAAAATGGTTTTCCCGGTGGAGGAAGTTATTATTTAGCTTTGTCAAGGGACCTAAGGTTTTAGAAGTAGGTGTTGGAACAGGTAAAAATATGCCTTACTATAGTCAAGATTGGGAGATAGTTGCAATAGATTTTAGTCCAAAGATGCTTGAGATAGCAAAAGAAAGATCTGCAAAATTAAACTTGCAAGTAGACTTAAGACTTATGGATGTTCAGCATTTGGAATTTAGTGATAACTCTTTTGATACAGTTGTGACTGCCTGTGTATTTTGTTCGGTGCCAGATCCAATTTTGGGGTTGAAAGAAATTCGTAGGGTATTAAAAGATGATGGAGTGCTGGTAATGCTTGAACATGTTCGAAGCAAAAAAGAGCCAATAGGCAAAATAATGGATATATTAAACCCCTTGGTTGTTGGCATTTATGGAGCTAATATAAATCGCAATACAGTGGAGAATGTTAAAAAAGCTGGGTTTGAAATAGTTGAGGAAAAGGACTTGCTATCTGATATTGTAAAACTGATTATTGCAAAGCCTATAAAATAA
- a CDS encoding GNAT family N-acetyltransferase, with the protein MDFIIRPVKFEDAEDINEMRRMDGVRETILSITSERIADTEDFIKRLGPNDHVFVAEVTENGVKKVVGIVGLHVNSSPRLRHSAKVGIMVHRDYQGKGIGRALLNTVLDLADNWLKLVRVELTVLVDNEKAIKLYESLGFKIEGIKKYAVIKNGKYADEYIMARYNL; encoded by the coding sequence ATGGATTTTATTATAAGGCCAGTAAAATTTGAGGATGCAGAAGATATAAATGAAATGAGAAGAATGGATGGGGTTAGAGAAACAATACTGTCTATTACAAGTGAGAGAATAGCTGACACTGAGGATTTTATTAAAAGATTAGGCCCTAACGACCATGTATTTGTGGCAGAAGTTACAGAAAACGGTGTAAAAAAAGTGGTTGGAATAGTAGGGCTTCACGTAAATAGTAGTCCAAGACTAAGACATTCGGCAAAAGTTGGAATAATGGTACATAGAGATTATCAAGGAAAGGGTATAGGCAGAGCACTACTTAATACTGTGTTAGACCTTGCAGATAACTGGCTCAAACTTGTTAGGGTTGAACTTACTGTTTTAGTAGATAATGAAAAGGCTATAAAACTCTATGAGTCTTTAGGATTTAAAATAGAGGGAATCAAGAAATATGCTGTAATAAAGAATGGTAAATATGCAGATGAATATATAATGGCAAGATATAATCTTTAA
- a CDS encoding DUF6385 domain-containing protein: MPNYSVFTNKPEELKVQMFGSDLSTPIAVNNDGKIFIKSVEDTVNITGTITATDLDIRNLINTQDSVQIYGTDGTTNKPILTDTDGKIVISSTGVLSVQATDLDIRNLNNTQDNILIYGLSDSGNTAISTTAAGDININHNGRKFFELSLLNVTTGDNYQYTDFIDVSNYSTYSFYVKNTGTTNAADIVLQISPTTNAGDTIDLLLLASLPAGDKDVLVPNKFLRYIRLGYKSTVSLLSTTLDIYFQAHV; this comes from the coding sequence ATGCCTAATTATTCGGTATTTACTAATAAGCCTGAAGAACTAAAGGTACAGATGTTTGGCTCAGATTTAAGTACACCAATTGCTGTGAATAATGACGGAAAGATATTCATAAAGTCAGTTGAAGATACTGTTAATATAACAGGAACAATTACAGCTACAGATTTAGATATTAGAAATTTGATCAATACTCAGGATAGTGTACAGATATACGGAACAGATGGCACAACAAATAAACCCATTCTCACCGATACAGATGGTAAAATAGTGATAAGCTCAACGGGGGTATTATCAGTTCAAGCAACAGACCTTGATATTCGCAATCTGAATAATACCCAAGATAACATTCTAATATATGGTCTGAGCGATTCAGGAAATACTGCGATTTCAACAACAGCAGCTGGGGATATTAATATCAATCATAACGGGAGAAAATTTTTTGAATTATCATTGTTGAATGTTACAACTGGTGATAATTACCAGTACACTGACTTTATTGATGTATCAAATTATAGCACGTATTCGTTTTATGTAAAGAATACTGGAACAACAAATGCAGCCGATATAGTGCTTCAAATAAGTCCAACAACTAATGCAGGTGATACTATAGACCTTTTATTGTTAGCTTCATTGCCTGCAGGAGATAAAGATGTTTTAGTTCCAAATAAATTTTTACGTTATATTCGTTTGGGCTATAAAAGCACAGTATCTTTATTATCAACTACTCTTGATATATACTTCCAAGCTCATGTATAA
- a CDS encoding DNRLRE domain-containing protein has product MSEIILRAKLALSVTNYENQNNQVDKRIIFIGRDGKHNFRSLMFFDTSCIPESCTITKAELVLFKIKDFYPTQDKIIKIHALLDYFSFKTTYNNIPAYESFFIEAPIDNSKITAEVNVKDIVVRWVDGSLKNKGIILFLNENKKSLMAFTSFRFPIRYLRPLLRIEYAMPQIPDIIVSNQTVQIKEQEAILIGTTQVISNSYDTSYILDGTVIAKNEGTNPTQLTLECSNDNLNWIEDVSVILEAGQIKIMVPKYYSKFIRFKANAIGNINIKIRYVYKEFMN; this is encoded by the coding sequence ATGTCAGAGATTATACTTAGAGCAAAATTAGCATTATCGGTTACAAACTATGAAAATCAGAACAACCAAGTAGATAAGAGGATAATATTCATAGGGAGAGACGGTAAACATAATTTTAGAAGTCTTATGTTTTTTGACACATCATGTATACCAGAAAGTTGTACAATTACAAAAGCTGAACTGGTTTTATTTAAAATAAAAGATTTTTATCCAACCCAAGATAAAATAATAAAAATACATGCTTTATTAGATTATTTTAGCTTCAAAACAACATATAACAATATACCGGCTTATGAGAGTTTTTTTATTGAAGCACCAATTGATAATAGCAAAATTACAGCTGAAGTTAATGTTAAGGATATTGTTGTAAGATGGGTAGATGGGAGTTTAAAAAACAAAGGTATTATACTTTTTTTGAATGAAAATAAAAAATCATTAATGGCTTTTACATCGTTTAGATTTCCAATTAGATATTTAAGACCCCTACTGAGGATTGAATATGCTATGCCACAAATTCCTGATATTATAGTATCTAATCAGACTGTTCAAATTAAAGAACAGGAGGCTATTTTAATAGGGACAACACAAGTTATAAGTAATAGCTACGATACAAGCTATATTTTGGATGGAACAGTAATTGCTAAAAATGAAGGAACAAATCCGACTCAATTAACTTTAGAATGTAGCAATGATAATTTAAATTGGATTGAAGACGTGTCAGTGATTTTAGAAGCAGGACAAATCAAAATAATGGTACCAAAATATTATAGCAAATTTATCAGATTCAAGGCAAATGCCATTGGCAATATCAATATTAAGATAAGATACGTATATAAAGAATTCATGAATTAA
- a CDS encoding DUF2680 domain-containing protein, which produces MKILKSILGIGLVLALVLTFTFVFAKGLQAGSTQKTKNAAAGWQQNTGCGYGFMPHTNMQELVAKALGLSVDELVQKIQNGQTINDILKEKKLTVDEFKKKLYDLRAAEIDKLLKDGKITKDQAEFLKKHFQANIQYCIDNILDWSNNGFGGMMGFGHGSGMMGLGHSNMMGAGFSGMMGY; this is translated from the coding sequence ATGAAAATCCTAAAATCAATTTTAGGCATTGGTTTAGTCTTAGCACTTGTTCTGACGTTTACATTTGTATTTGCGAAAGGACTTCAAGCAGGTTCTACGCAGAAGACAAAAAATGCTGCAGCAGGATGGCAACAAAATACAGGTTGTGGATATGGCTTTATGCCGCACACAAACATGCAAGAACTTGTTGCAAAAGCGCTGGGTCTTTCGGTTGATGAGCTTGTCCAAAAAATACAAAATGGTCAAACTATAAACGACATTCTAAAAGAAAAAAAATTAACAGTTGATGAGTTTAAAAAGAAGCTGTATGATTTAAGAGCTGCTGAAATTGACAAACTTCTAAAAGATGGGAAAATAACAAAAGATCAGGCTGAGTTTTTGAAGAAGCATTTTCAGGCAAACATTCAATACTGCATTGATAACATTTTAGATTGGTCAAACAACGGTTTTGGTGGAATGATGGGATTTGGACATGGCAGCGGCATGATGGGCTTGGGACATAGCAACATGATGGGTGCTGGTTTTAGTGGTATGATGGGATACTAA
- a CDS encoding response regulator transcription factor, with amino-acid sequence MANILVVEDQQDLNQIITRFLKNEGFNVINSYTAKDALEKLNDADLIILDIMLPDMEGYEVLKEASKKGIPTIILTSKSEEFDKLKGFELGAEDYITKPFSMLELIARVKVVLRRNRNFEESIKLLGGKVEIFPKRFKVIVDGEDVNLTHKEFELLLFLAKNKDLVKSRDEILEKVWGFDFIGETRTVDVHIKQLREKLKDYKFLIKTVWGVGYKLSEERE; translated from the coding sequence ATGGCAAATATCTTGGTTGTTGAAGACCAGCAGGATTTGAATCAAATAATAACAAGATTTCTTAAAAACGAAGGATTTAATGTTATAAACTCATACACTGCAAAAGATGCATTGGAAAAGTTAAACGATGCTGACTTGATAATTCTTGATATTATGCTGCCTGACATGGAAGGGTATGAGGTATTGAAAGAAGCCAGCAAAAAAGGCATTCCAACAATAATTTTAACCTCAAAGTCAGAAGAGTTTGACAAACTAAAAGGTTTTGAACTTGGAGCAGAAGACTATATCACAAAACCATTTTCTATGCTTGAGCTAATTGCACGCGTAAAGGTTGTTCTGAGAAGAAACAGGAATTTTGAAGAGAGCATAAAACTTTTAGGTGGTAAGGTAGAGATTTTCCCCAAGAGGTTTAAGGTGATAGTAGATGGGGAGGATGTGAACCTCACTCATAAAGAGTTTGAGCTTTTGCTTTTCTTGGCTAAAAACAAAGATTTGGTAAAGTCAAGAGATGAGATACTTGAAAAGGTTTGGGGATTTGATTTCATTGGTGAGACCCGAACTGTGGACGTTCATATAAAACAATTGAGAGAAAAGCTAAAAGACTACAAGTTTTTAATCAAGACAGTTTGGGGTGTGGGATATAAACTTTCAGAAGAGAGAGAATAA